Proteins co-encoded in one Sebastes fasciatus isolate fSebFas1 chromosome 11, fSebFas1.pri, whole genome shotgun sequence genomic window:
- the dtna gene encoding dystrobrevin alpha isoform X8, translating into MVLYERMIEDLGGSGDNMADRRQLFVEMRAQDLDSIRLSTYRTACKLRFVQKKCNLHLVDIWNVIEAFRENGINTMDLTDELSVARLEVVLNTIFYQLNKRMPTTHQIHVDQSISLLLNFLLASYDPEGHGKISVFVVKMAVSTICGGKILDKLRYIFSHISDSAGIMVHSQFDQFLREVLKLPMAVFEGPSFGYTEQAARTCFTQQKKVSLNTFLDTLMSDPPPQCLVWLPLMHRLANVENVFHPVECSYCHTESMMGFRYRCQQCHNYQLCQDCFWRGHASGSHSNQHQMKEYTSWKSPAKKLSHALSKSLSCASSREPLHPMFPEMPDRPLNLAHIVDTW; encoded by the exons ATGGTGCTTTATGAGAG AATGATTGAAGACCTCGGGGGGAGCGGTGACAACATGGCAGATAGAAGGCAACTGTTTGTCGAGATGA GGGCTCAAGATTTGGACTCCATACGATTATCGACATACAGAACAGCCTGCAAACTCagatttgtgcaaaaaaaatgcaact tgcATTTGGTTGACATTTGGAATGTCATCGAGGCTTTCCGAGAGAACGGCATCAACACCATGGACCTCACCGATGAGCTCTCTGTGGCTCGTCTAGAAGTGGTGCTGAACACCATTTTTTACCAGCTGAACAAGCGCATGCCCACCACCCACCAGATCCACGTGGATCAGTCCATCAGCCTGCTGCTCAACTTCCTGCTGGCATCCTATGACCC GGAGGGCCATGGCAAGATATCTGTCTTTGTTGTGAAGATGGCCGTTTCAACCATCTGTGGAGGGAAAATCCTGGATAAATTAAgat atattttttcacatatatCCGATTCTGCTGGAATAATGGTGCACTCGCAGTTTGACCAATTTCTGAGGGAGGTTCTCAAATTACCCATGGCGGTTTTTGAGGGACCTTCTTTTGGTTACACTGAGCAAGCTGCGAGGACGTGCTTTACACAGCAG AAAAAGGTCTCCCTCAATACATTCCTCGATACGTTGATGTCAGACCCGCCGCCTCAGTGTCTGGTGTGGTTACCGCTCATGCATCGGCTTGCCAACGTGGAGAACG TCTTTCACCCGGTCGAGTGCTCCTACTGCCATACTGAGAGTATGATGGGCTTCCGCTACCGCTGCCAGCAATGTCATAATTACCAGCTCTGTCAGGACTGCTTCTGGAGGGGGCATGCCAGCGGTTCCCATAGCAACCAGCACCAAATGAAGGAGTATACGTCATGG AAATCCCCTGCTAAGAAGTTATCCCATGCCCTCAGTAAGTCACTGAGCTGTGCATCCAGCAGAGAGCCTCTTCACCCCATGTTCCCCGAAATGCCAGACAGACCTCTCAACCTAGCTCACATTGT AGATACGTGGTGA